A single genomic interval of Arthrobacter globiformis harbors:
- a CDS encoding GlxA family transcriptional regulator produces the protein MLKTVAIIAVPNFSIFEFGTAFEVFGIDRSERGTGVPQFDFRVCTPVPGEVPLKSGLTMNVGLGLEAAADADLVIMAPYGREEDVPESVLDALQAAHSRGAWVMSICSGAFALARAGILDGRRCTTHWHYSEELAAQYPKVLVDENVLYVQDGRIISSAGTAAGIDACLHLVRIEFGAAVAAAIARDMVVPPHRDGGQAQFIDRPMPECGSQPMEELLRWMVENLDEEHPVQELAARVHMSPRTFARRFRAETGATPAAWLNSQRVLRAQELLESTELNIDEVARQSGFGHPVLLRHHFAKVLDTSPQSYRRAFRGQMASAG, from the coding sequence ATGCTCAAAACAGTGGCAATCATTGCGGTTCCCAACTTCTCGATCTTCGAGTTCGGTACCGCTTTTGAGGTTTTCGGCATCGACCGTTCGGAACGTGGAACAGGCGTGCCGCAGTTCGACTTCCGGGTGTGCACTCCGGTGCCCGGCGAAGTTCCGCTGAAATCCGGCCTCACTATGAACGTCGGCCTCGGACTGGAAGCCGCCGCCGATGCCGACCTGGTGATCATGGCGCCCTACGGCCGGGAGGAGGATGTTCCGGAATCCGTCCTCGATGCCCTCCAGGCGGCGCACAGCCGCGGCGCCTGGGTAATGTCGATCTGCTCTGGCGCGTTTGCGCTGGCGCGGGCCGGGATCCTGGACGGACGCCGGTGCACCACGCACTGGCATTACTCGGAAGAGCTCGCCGCCCAGTACCCCAAAGTCCTGGTCGACGAGAACGTCCTCTACGTCCAGGACGGACGGATCATCTCCAGCGCCGGAACGGCCGCGGGCATTGACGCGTGCCTGCATCTGGTGAGGATTGAGTTCGGGGCGGCCGTGGCGGCCGCCATCGCCAGAGACATGGTGGTTCCGCCGCACCGCGACGGTGGCCAGGCGCAGTTCATCGACCGGCCCATGCCCGAGTGCGGCTCCCAGCCCATGGAGGAACTCCTCCGGTGGATGGTGGAGAACCTGGACGAGGAACATCCCGTCCAGGAGCTGGCCGCCCGCGTGCACATGTCGCCGCGCACCTTCGCCCGCCGGTTCCGCGCTGAAACAGGAGCGACCCCGGCTGCGTGGCTCAATTCCCAGCGTGTCCTGCGCGCCCAGGAGCTCCTGGAGTCCACGGAGCTGAACATCGACGAGGTGGCGCGGCAGTCAGGGTTCGGCCATCCCGTGCTGCTCCGGCACCACTTCGCCAAGGTGCTGGACACAAGTCCGCAGTCCTACCGCCGGGCTTTCCGCGGCCAGATGGCTTCGGCCGGCTAG
- a CDS encoding M4 family metallopeptidase, whose product MFCSIVPPYILRRLATQRSPRFSAVARAAREALLHVGSVHAARTAAPSAPAGIRQLEPAPVSRSVFDAKFGESLPGQIARKEGDAATGDPAVDEAYDGLGHTHSLYADAFGRNSIDGLGMPLNATVHFGRLYDNAFWDGQQMVFGDGDGEVFERFTRSLSVIGHELAHGVTQFSAGLAYRNQAGAINESVSDVFGALVEQYFRKQTTAEASWLIGEGLFTQQVEGSALRSMKAPGTAYDDDVLGKDPQPDSMDSYVRTRADNGGVHINSGIPNRAFCVVAQTLGGNAWEAPGQIWYETLTSGSLSPTGTFTAFAKATAATAKELFGEESAEHDAVRGAWETVKVKL is encoded by the coding sequence ATGTTCTGTTCAATCGTTCCGCCGTACATCCTGCGCCGCCTGGCTACCCAAAGGTCACCCCGGTTCTCGGCTGTTGCCCGCGCCGCCAGGGAAGCCCTGCTCCATGTCGGGTCCGTGCACGCGGCGCGCACGGCGGCGCCGTCCGCCCCTGCTGGCATCAGGCAACTAGAGCCCGCTCCGGTCAGCAGGTCCGTCTTCGACGCAAAGTTTGGCGAGTCGCTGCCCGGGCAGATTGCCCGGAAGGAAGGCGACGCTGCCACGGGCGATCCCGCTGTCGACGAGGCTTACGACGGTCTGGGCCACACCCACAGCCTCTACGCTGACGCCTTCGGCCGGAACTCCATCGACGGCCTGGGAATGCCCCTGAACGCCACCGTCCACTTCGGCAGGTTATATGACAACGCGTTCTGGGACGGCCAGCAGATGGTGTTTGGCGACGGTGATGGGGAGGTCTTCGAGCGATTCACTAGGTCGCTAAGCGTGATTGGCCACGAGCTGGCCCACGGTGTGACGCAGTTTTCGGCCGGGCTCGCCTACCGCAACCAGGCCGGGGCAATCAACGAATCCGTGTCCGACGTCTTCGGGGCACTCGTGGAGCAGTATTTCCGGAAGCAGACCACCGCCGAAGCCTCTTGGCTGATCGGCGAAGGGCTGTTTACACAGCAGGTCGAAGGGTCCGCCCTGCGCTCCATGAAGGCACCGGGAACCGCGTACGACGACGACGTCCTCGGCAAGGACCCGCAGCCGGATTCCATGGACTCCTATGTACGCACGAGGGCGGACAACGGCGGGGTCCACATCAACTCCGGCATCCCGAACCGGGCGTTCTGCGTCGTCGCCCAGACCCTGGGCGGGAACGCTTGGGAAGCGCCGGGCCAAATCTGGTACGAAACCTTGACAAGCGGCTCGCTGAGCCCGACCGGCACCTTCACAGCCTTTGCCAAAGCCACCGCCGCAACGGCGAAGGAACTGTTCGGCGAGGAGTCGGCAGAGCATGACGCTGTGCGCGGGGCGTGGGAGACTGTGAAGGTAAAGCTCTAA
- a CDS encoding protealysin inhibitor emfourin, whose amino-acid sequence MKITVERSGGIAALTRVWTVLAVTTSDKSRWQPLVEACPWDAVDDPRQAADGQPDRFMYSIRAGQRRATLPETAVTGPWRVLVESTRAAAEESA is encoded by the coding sequence ATGAAAATCACAGTCGAGCGCAGCGGCGGGATAGCCGCACTCACCCGCGTCTGGACGGTGCTCGCCGTCACCACCAGCGACAAGAGCCGTTGGCAGCCCCTCGTCGAAGCGTGCCCATGGGACGCCGTCGACGATCCCCGGCAGGCGGCGGACGGGCAGCCGGACCGCTTCATGTATTCCATCCGCGCCGGCCAGCGCCGCGCCACCCTGCCGGAGACGGCCGTCACCGGTCCTTGGCGTGTGCTGGTGGAGTCGACCCGGGCAGCAGCTGAAGAATCGGCCTAG